The proteins below come from a single Aegilops tauschii subsp. strangulata cultivar AL8/78 chromosome 6, Aet v6.0, whole genome shotgun sequence genomic window:
- the LOC109770430 gene encoding probable proteasome inhibitor, whose translation MVTAEAAMAVVRAARPFFRSAHDGLAFAANAAFLADGYSLCAVGRSALFDPLPADEEVGIEGWNSMDNCYAFLYSKDEEEGKKKCIFMKCVVIADFLAIDAMDLEAQHEEPFHVQINVKDFFSEVQTRNYKDLYKSFTDFINILNLSLLAELNGKDAAASQNPNAESSSSINSYRNVMWGKPTTSSTERTIYEYNHLYFPFFFCVALLYSPFLYFVVTCSSSEYARWENPSARTAGLIYPPVVLFGRDDTFPAPGAGFYPHSGETGGSMHVGPNDPCFFPSTPSTPFGDPGSVPPGGRYDPIGPPDVPGFEPSRFVRRSRHSGGSTHPDHEFFQQDPDFF comes from the exons ATGGTGACCGCCGAGGCCGCGATGGCGGTCGtgagggccgcgcgccccttctTCCGCAGTGCCCACGATGGCCTCGCGTTCGCCGCAAACGCCGCGTTCCTGGCCGACGGATACTCCCTCTGCGCCGTCGGTCGTTCCGCGCTCTTCGACCCCCTGCCCGCAG ACGAGGAGGTTGGAATTGAGGGTTGGAACAGTATGGACAACTGCTATGCCTTTTTGTACTCCAAGGATGAGGAGGAGGGCAAGAAGAAGTGCATTTTCATGAAATGTGTAGTGATTGCTGACTTCCTTGCTATTGATGCGATGGATCTTGAGGCACAACATGAGGAACCCTTCCATGTGCAGATAAA TGTGAAGGATTTCTTCTCTGAAGTACAGACCAGGAATTATAAAGATTTGTACAAGAGTTTTACGGACTTCATTAATATCCTGAACTTAAGCTTATTGGCTGAATTGAATGGTAAGGACGCTGCTGCCTCCCAGAATCCTAATGCTGAGAGCAGTTCGTCAATAAACAG TTATAGAAATGTTATGTGGGGAAAGCCGACTACAAGTTCTACTGAACGAACCATTTATGAATACAACCATTTGTATTTTCCCTTCTTCTTTTGTGTGGCACTCCTTTATTCACCTTTTTTGTACTTTGTTGTCACTTGCTCCAGTTCTGAATATGCTCGGTGGGAAAACCCGAGCGCAAGGACTGCCGG CCTGATTTATCCTCCAGTGGTTCTGTTTGGTCGTGATGACACCTTCCCTGCTCCTGGTGCAGGCTTCTACCCTCATAG TGGTGAGACAGGTGGTAGTATGCACGTTG GCCCAAATGATCCATGCTTCTTTCCTTCAACACCTTCTACTCCTTTTGGTGACCCGGG GAGTGTTCCACCCGGTGGTCGCTACGATCCAATTGGCCCGCCTGATGTCCCAGGATTTGAACCATCTCGCTTTGTGAG GCGTTCAAGGCATTCAGGCGGAAGCACTCACCCAGACCACGAGTTCTTCCAACAAGACCCAGACTTCTTCTGA
- the LOC109770433 gene encoding uncharacterized protein: MVSDLPQYLQKPIFSTRQQRRAVAMEQRVDELAATLKLIQDQNASIQKAVAASTALFEEIKPSVLDLAEWRPVLDQAVTDLREDLGGVQRDLDHVICNPILSLKPTDLPPLMPQPSPHDVFVTATTTSRPDGRHDDTAFRGARPGGLTTLVPPPVTGRSAGNLEAA; the protein is encoded by the exons ATGGTATCAGATTTGCCACAATACCTCCAGAAACCCATCTTTTCCACGCGCCAACAACGACGAGCAGTGGCGATGGAGCAGCGCGTCGACGAGCTCGCGGCGACTCTCAAGCTGATCCAGGATCAAAACGCCTCCATCCAGAAGGCGGTGGCGGCGTCCACGGCCCTCTTCGAGGAGATCAAGCCCTCGGTCCTCGACCTCGCGGAGTGGCGACCGGTGTTGGACCAGGCGGTGACGGATCTGCGGGAGGATTTGGGCGGAGTGCAGCGCGACCTCGACCACGTCATCTGCAACCCGATCCTGTCGCTGAAGCCAACCGATCTACCGCCGCTGATGCCGCAGCCATCGCCACACGACGTCTTCGTCACCGCCACGACCACCTCCAGGCCCGATGGCCGCCACGATGACACAGCTTTCCGGGGGGCGCGACCTGGGGGATTGACTACCCTGGTTCCACCTCCGGTCACGG GAAGAAGCGCTGGAAATCTCGAAGCGGCGTGA